From a region of the Halobacteriovorax sp. HLS genome:
- a CDS encoding YdiU family protein, which yields MKRIISTYSHLPDILWEHSQLRKFHHPSLIKFNDPLAKTLSPKLSSLENSKLASIFSGQELLDNSKPISLAYAGHQFGHFVPQLGDGRATLIAEIKNDNDEHYDIQLKGSGRTFYSRGGDGLCGIGPAIREYILSEAMYALNIPTTRALAIVKTGEEILRDQYQPGAVITRVAKGHIRVGTFEFLASRKLTSELKELADYCISRFYPDLENKDQKYLELFRAISENKLTLVAKWMSIGFIHGVMNTDNTSITGETIDYGPCAFMDQFEHDKVFSSIDRNSRYAYNNQGQIAQWNLSSLANCFIPLINDQESVAVELLRKELERNSRFFDQVWIKTMGNKLGILNPLASDLELINEYLVYLEKNQLDFTNSFRTLSEKINEQGSFYSKWSKRILDQGKSSQEIKDYMNAINPFIIARNHQVQNIIDHALEGDFTPMHDLIQALQSPYKTDELLLKYTHLPTEDEIVHQTFCGT from the coding sequence ATGAAAAGAATTATTTCAACCTATTCTCACTTACCTGATATTTTATGGGAACATTCACAGCTTCGAAAGTTTCACCACCCTTCACTAATAAAATTTAATGACCCTTTAGCTAAGACCTTGAGTCCAAAGCTTTCAAGCCTTGAGAATTCAAAACTAGCAAGTATTTTCTCAGGACAAGAACTTTTAGATAACTCAAAACCAATTTCTCTTGCCTACGCTGGTCATCAATTTGGCCACTTCGTACCTCAATTAGGAGACGGAAGAGCAACCCTTATCGCAGAAATAAAGAATGATAACGATGAGCATTATGATATTCAGTTAAAAGGTAGTGGAAGAACTTTTTATTCTAGAGGCGGTGATGGCCTTTGTGGAATTGGTCCGGCCATACGAGAATATATCTTGAGCGAGGCCATGTACGCCTTAAATATTCCTACAACAAGGGCCCTGGCGATTGTAAAAACAGGAGAAGAAATTCTTAGAGACCAATATCAGCCAGGGGCAGTAATCACAAGGGTTGCCAAAGGCCATATTAGAGTTGGAACATTTGAGTTCCTCGCATCGAGAAAGCTAACCAGTGAGCTAAAGGAGCTTGCTGATTATTGCATTAGTAGATTTTATCCTGATCTTGAAAATAAAGACCAAAAATATCTAGAACTTTTTAGAGCAATATCAGAAAATAAACTCACTCTTGTTGCTAAATGGATGAGTATTGGATTCATTCATGGCGTAATGAATACTGATAATACTTCTATCACAGGTGAGACAATCGATTACGGTCCATGCGCATTTATGGACCAGTTTGAACACGACAAAGTCTTCAGTTCAATTGATAGAAATTCAAGATATGCCTACAATAATCAAGGACAGATCGCTCAGTGGAATCTCTCCTCTCTAGCGAATTGCTTTATTCCACTTATTAATGATCAGGAGTCTGTTGCCGTAGAGCTTCTACGCAAGGAGCTTGAAAGAAACTCTCGATTCTTCGATCAAGTATGGATTAAGACCATGGGAAATAAGTTAGGAATTCTAAACCCATTAGCCAGTGATTTAGAACTAATAAATGAGTACCTCGTCTATCTTGAGAAAAATCAGCTCGATTTTACAAATAGTTTTAGAACACTATCAGAGAAAATTAATGAACAAGGATCTTTCTATTCAAAGTGGTCTAAAAGAATACTTGATCAAGGAAAGTCATCACAAGAAATCAAAGACTATATGAATGCGATAAACCCATTTATCATAGCAAGAAATCATCAAGTGCAAAATATTATCGACCACGCTCTAGAGGGTGATTTCACTCCAATGCATGATTTAATTCAAGCTCTTCAATCTCCCTATAAAACAGATGAATTACTACTCAAGTACACTCACCTTCCAACAGAAGATGAGATAGTACATCAAACCTTTTGTGGAACTTGA
- a CDS encoding M14 family zinc carboxypeptidase: MKISLVLVLSLITLVANAETIKSFSVSKSNSKISEIATSFEIVENREKDFIVYVLDSKTDKFNRMAPLAKLISEDINKELKNKSQKIQGYHSFEEVQSIAKELEQSFPTLAKIEHYGTSKNGLPLFALKITKDAKKSNKVKKSMLTSATHGDELITVEVLLSLSRMLLESYGKDDRLTRIVDESETYFIFVVNPEGFTRRSRYAGGIDPNRQYPWPGNPNRSTPVKSIDSLMKFYKEKDFKGSIDFHAYGKMVMFPWGYTRDLINSSDHEHFNLLTKDMAKENRYKSGPISRVIYVAKGSSADFYYEHNGGSAIAVELGNRKVPHHTKIAAVVEQAREMTWKFLDSIVAL, from the coding sequence ATGAAAATATCTCTGGTATTGGTACTATCTCTCATTACTCTCGTTGCAAATGCTGAAACTATTAAGAGCTTTTCAGTCTCTAAATCTAATAGCAAAATTTCCGAAATTGCCACTAGTTTTGAAATTGTTGAAAATAGAGAAAAAGATTTCATCGTCTATGTTCTAGATTCGAAAACGGACAAGTTTAATCGAATGGCCCCTCTTGCTAAATTAATTAGCGAAGATATTAATAAGGAACTTAAGAACAAGAGTCAAAAAATTCAAGGCTATCACTCTTTTGAGGAGGTTCAATCTATCGCAAAAGAGTTAGAACAATCTTTCCCTACGCTGGCTAAAATTGAGCACTATGGAACTTCTAAAAATGGACTTCCTCTTTTTGCTTTAAAAATTACTAAGGACGCAAAAAAGTCTAATAAAGTAAAAAAGAGCATGCTAACGAGTGCTACTCACGGCGATGAGCTCATTACCGTAGAAGTTCTCTTAAGTCTTAGCAGGATGTTACTAGAGTCTTATGGGAAGGATGATAGGCTAACTAGGATTGTAGATGAATCTGAAACTTATTTTATTTTTGTCGTTAATCCCGAAGGTTTTACAAGAAGATCAAGATATGCTGGAGGTATTGATCCTAATCGCCAGTATCCTTGGCCTGGAAACCCGAATAGATCTACTCCTGTAAAGAGTATTGATTCGCTCATGAAATTTTATAAAGAAAAAGATTTTAAAGGGAGTATTGATTTTCATGCTTACGGAAAAATGGTGATGTTTCCATGGGGATATACGAGAGACTTAATTAATTCTTCTGATCATGAACATTTCAATTTATTAACCAAAGATATGGCAAAAGAAAATAGGTATAAGTCTGGTCCTATCTCTAGAGTTATCTATGTGGCAAAAGGCTCTAGTGCAGATTTCTACTATGAGCACAATGGTGGTTCAGCTATTGCTGTTGAACTAGGTAATAGAAAAGTTCCACACCATACAAAGATTGCAGCTGTTGTAGAGCAAGCAAGAGAGATGACTTGGAAATTTCTGGATAGTATTGTCGCTCTTTAA
- a CDS encoding GH3 auxin-responsive promoter family protein encodes MKNLKSKIACIYLRSLHGILLADQKEVTNLQNTNYKKLRKSLDGTKVSRKFGLDNLESYKEYAEHFKVREYDDFKPFIDAHVHGATNVLFKKDVLYFGLTSGTSGKDSKKVPYNKEMISSFQKAQKYLAAVISHEVKGLDLLTASRLSYGSSPITYEEDGMSFGYISGILTAKTPASLKKMTHPSIDTLSIENWEHKMNEIYEQTINVDLKVASGIPTYLISIFEYVLERTGKKTISEIWPNLETVIYGATTIDQYRDRLNELVGKRLNYFGIYASTEAPIGIGINNAKDEKQVYTFHPELVFTFNEVETLDQCGIGELEIGVDYFVNTSTPNGLINYAMKDIIRIKSVSPVLTFEVLGRQGSGINLAAEKTTDEHVLDSVVALSKKIGTNVDHYFLSPSIKNGKHCYSWTIFSDELNNGASSTELESLIDQILCENNLDYADCREDSIIESPVVTIAPSNFIKEYFDLYKNKGQFKMKTVFGSSDDFQSFLNNSIPNLQSYLGSVACQL; translated from the coding sequence ATGAAAAATTTAAAATCAAAAATCGCGTGTATTTATTTAAGAAGTTTACATGGTATTCTTTTAGCAGATCAGAAAGAGGTTACTAACCTACAAAATACTAATTACAAAAAACTAAGAAAGTCTCTTGATGGAACTAAGGTTAGTCGAAAGTTCGGCCTAGATAATCTTGAATCCTATAAAGAATATGCAGAACACTTTAAAGTTAGAGAGTATGATGATTTCAAACCATTTATTGATGCTCATGTTCATGGCGCAACAAATGTTCTATTTAAAAAAGATGTTCTCTATTTCGGACTAACATCGGGAACTTCAGGGAAAGATTCTAAAAAGGTTCCTTATAATAAAGAGATGATTTCTTCATTTCAAAAAGCTCAGAAATATTTAGCGGCAGTAATCTCTCACGAAGTAAAGGGATTAGATTTGTTAACAGCAAGTCGTTTATCATATGGTTCATCTCCTATTACATATGAAGAAGATGGAATGAGTTTTGGTTATATCTCAGGAATACTCACGGCAAAAACACCTGCCTCGCTAAAGAAAATGACGCATCCATCTATCGATACTCTCTCTATTGAAAATTGGGAACATAAAATGAACGAGATTTATGAGCAAACGATCAATGTAGATCTCAAAGTTGCTTCAGGTATTCCTACATACCTAATCTCAATCTTTGAATATGTTCTTGAGAGAACAGGGAAGAAAACAATTTCTGAAATCTGGCCAAATCTTGAAACTGTTATTTATGGAGCAACAACAATTGATCAATATAGAGATAGGCTCAATGAACTTGTTGGGAAAAGATTAAATTACTTTGGTATCTATGCTTCTACAGAGGCTCCAATTGGAATTGGAATTAATAATGCTAAAGATGAGAAACAAGTCTACACATTTCATCCTGAATTAGTATTTACTTTTAATGAGGTCGAAACCCTTGATCAATGTGGAATAGGGGAGTTAGAAATTGGTGTTGATTACTTTGTAAATACAAGCACGCCTAATGGCTTAATAAATTACGCGATGAAAGATATCATTAGAATTAAATCAGTTAGTCCTGTTCTTACTTTTGAAGTTTTAGGTCGGCAGGGAAGTGGAATAAACTTGGCTGCAGAGAAAACTACAGATGAACATGTTTTGGATTCAGTTGTAGCTTTAAGTAAGAAGATTGGAACAAATGTTGATCATTACTTTCTTTCACCTTCAATAAAAAATGGTAAACATTGCTACAGTTGGACTATCTTTTCCGATGAATTAAATAATGGGGCAAGCTCAACTGAATTAGAAAGTCTTATTGATCAAATTCTATGTGAGAATAATTTGGATTATGCTGACTGCAGAGAAGATTCAATAATCGAATCGCCTGTTGTTACAATTGCTCCATCAAATTTTATCAAAGAATATTTTGATCTTTATAAGAATAAAGGTCAGTTTAAAATGAAGACCGTCTTCGGTTCTAGTGATGATTTTCAAAGCTTTTTGAATAACTCTATTCCGAATTTACAAAGTTATTTAGGTAGTGTGGCATGTCAGTTGTAG
- a CDS encoding LysE family transporter, whose protein sequence is MSVVGQILCTVALGILSTLPLGPSGLSIVKSFASCGIRRGIYLLGALGVVEIFYLCISLTLRSRGVLELTSSVEILLTSIFGLFLLLYGVSTYRSRKSESTLKKSTFKKILFMSLMNPSLIISYLGLIILMDKSSGGYTAAPRVLLLISVFLLSVWGTLTALGLIARLNNEFLSNHMKKINAIIGPVFFCAGLTTLFSTF, encoded by the coding sequence ATGTCAGTTGTAGGTCAAATTCTTTGTACGGTAGCTTTAGGCATTTTGTCTACGTTACCATTAGGGCCAAGTGGATTAAGTATTGTAAAATCTTTTGCGAGTTGTGGAATACGAAGAGGGATTTACTTACTTGGCGCCCTAGGTGTTGTAGAGATATTCTATCTATGTATTTCGTTAACGCTTAGAAGTCGTGGAGTATTAGAGCTCACAAGTTCAGTCGAGATTCTATTAACTTCGATATTCGGTCTATTCTTACTTCTTTATGGAGTAAGTACATATAGAAGTAGAAAATCTGAATCAACACTTAAAAAAAGTACATTTAAGAAAATTCTTTTCATGTCTTTAATGAATCCAAGTTTAATTATTTCGTATCTTGGTCTAATTATTTTAATGGATAAGTCATCTGGAGGATATACTGCAGCACCAAGAGTTTTACTTCTTATTAGTGTATTTCTTTTGAGTGTCTGGGGAACTCTTACAGCTTTAGGTCTTATTGCACGCTTGAATAATGAATTTCTTAGCAATCATATGAAAAAAATAAACGCAATTATTGGTCCTGTCTTTTTTTGTGCGGGATTAACAACACTATTTTCAACTTTTTAG